A genomic stretch from Candidatus Nitrososphaera gargensis Ga9.2 includes:
- a CDS encoding COX15/CtaA family protein: MEEVQHSRPKVAVGLSFSALAMLYSVMLVGVYITASHQGLSCPDWPLCPNGFDLPPERYFFEHYHRLMVVVAAGLIYATAIYAVKNAHPARKTAVIAAIVVSVQIVIGMFVVLTKLQALLVATHLSTGILLFAMLLMTFLTSYRLARKR; this comes from the coding sequence TTGGAAGAGGTACAGCATTCCAGACCAAAGGTGGCCGTCGGCCTCTCGTTCTCGGCACTGGCCATGCTCTACTCTGTCATGCTAGTCGGCGTCTACATCACGGCGTCGCATCAGGGGCTATCGTGCCCGGACTGGCCGCTCTGCCCAAATGGCTTTGACCTGCCGCCAGAGAGGTATTTCTTTGAGCACTACCACAGGTTGATGGTCGTAGTTGCCGCCGGCCTTATCTATGCGACCGCCATCTATGCCGTCAAGAACGCTCACCCGGCCCGGAAGACCGCTGTGATAGCAGCAATCGTGGTGTCGGTGCAGATAGTGATAGGCATGTTCGTCGTGCTCACAAAGCTGCAGGCGCTGCTCGTCGCAACCCACCTCTCCACCGGCATACTGCTCTTTGCGATGCTGCTCATGACCTTTCTGACGTCCTATAGGCTTGCTAGAAAACGCTGA
- a CDS encoding response regulator transcription factor translates to MNQTILLVDQKPNTAALVSTYLRADGFSVDHTPDPSEALKFASHMKYRVVITDLVMRGMTGLDLYREIRSYNGEVRFMFLLSVSSDEAIRLMGSLDRDDVIKKEPLSINEVMYKVRAALTNSR, encoded by the coding sequence TTGAATCAAACAATTCTTCTTGTGGACCAAAAGCCGAACACGGCGGCCCTCGTGTCGACCTACCTCCGCGCAGACGGCTTTTCAGTCGACCATACGCCCGACCCTTCTGAAGCATTAAAATTTGCAAGCCATATGAAATACAGGGTTGTCATCACCGACCTTGTGATGCGTGGCATGACGGGGCTTGATTTGTACCGCGAAATCCGCTCATACAACGGCGAGGTCAGGTTCATGTTCCTGCTCTCGGTGTCAAGCGACGAGGCGATCAGGCTGATGGGATCGCTTGACAGGGACGACGTGATAAAAAAAGAGCCACTGTCGATAAACGAAGTCATGTACAAGGTCCGCGCGGCTCTTACGAATAGTCGTTGA